TATTCGTAAATGACGCGGAAAGCTTGTTTGACCTCCATATAAGACTGTTCATCGGGCAGAAAAGCCGATCAAAGCCTCATTCGTCATCATTATCTTTCTGCATGGAAGAGGGGCCCTTGGCGCGCGCCATTGGTCACCTCGCGCGACGCGCATCATCGTCGGCGGGGTCCGGCCTTACCCTTGAGGCACGTGTCGGCGAACGTCAGAAATTCACGCGCGCCCGTCCACCGAAAATGACAGCATTCTTCAACCCGGCTTGTGAATTCGGGTGCACGATATATTGAAAATCAGGTTGAAGATCCACGGCGCGGTAGAGATGGTAACTATATTGCGCCTCAATGATCATTTCATAGGATTGGGCGCTGTATAAACCGGGCGGATAGCGGCCTTTATGGGCGAAATATAATGCCTGGCGCGCGCGCATGGCGTTGCTGACCCATGCATAAGTCACCTGCACCCCAAACCCGTCTCTCGGTCGGCTGCGGATCTCGCCAACATCTTCAAACCCGATGGTCGCCTGTTGTTTGAAAGCGGAGAGGCTGGGGTCCGAGCGTGTAAAATTTCCGAAAACGATGAGACCGCCAATATTTGAGCGCGTATTGCGTTTGATCATATGGTCGATCTGCGCCCAGAAGGCAGTGTGGCCGCGTGAGGTGAGGCCGGGTTGGCCGGTCAGGGCGCGGGGTTGGTTGTTACGGTCCCAGTAGACATCTCCCACCGGCGCCGTATCGTAATAGCCGCCCAGCGCGACATGGCTGGAACGCTCGCCCAGGCCACCACCTGGCTGCCAGCCAATTTCAAACGGAAAATTCACGCCGTTCGTCGCATGGCTCGACCAGTCGAACCCGGAAATGCCGCCATGATTGGGCGAAACTTCGAAAGCGCCGATCTGCACATAAACCGGGCTGACCGGTCTGTAACGCACATAGCCGCCCCAATTCGTCCGAGACTTTGTATAGAACCCGGCCGGGTTGGCGCCCGGCAGAACACGCGGAACAGGACAGATGGAGAGAGACAGAAACATACAGTAGACGGGCGACGTATCGAAGAAAAACCCTTGATTCATCCGCCCTGCTGCGAGTTGCAGATGGCCGCTCATGAGGTCTTCCGTCAGATAGGCGAATTGCAGTTTCACCAATGTGCCGATACGGCCATAAAGCTCCGTGGCGGAATAAGGGTCATGCCCGAGACGGTCAGCAGAAAGGTCGCGGCCCGATTTCGACATGATCAGCGTGTGGGATTTGAGCCCGCGAATACCGCCAAGTTTGCCCCAATCAACTTCAAAATCAATACCGAACCGTCCCGTAAAGGCGGAACCCTGAGAGACGCCCCCGGACGTATTGCCGGCAGCTTCCATCATATAAGCGGGGATGATATCGACCCCGCGATCCAGAAGCCATGTTCGAGCGCCGCCCCAATCTCCGAAAAGGTGACGATGGTCATCGGTGCGCTGCGGCGGGCGGTGTTTAACGGGGGGCTGCGCAAGGTCCGCCCGCTGTCGGGTACCGAAGTCATTGAGCTGCGCGAAAGCGGGGCGCGGCGCCACGCATGTCATTGACAGCCCGATGAGGAAAATCTTTGCACGCGGGAAGTCTGCCAAGAGGGGGCCTTTTCTACAAAGATTCTTGTATGATTAATTAATTCTACGTCGAATCTAAGTTAAAGTCCAGCCAAGCCCATGGCTTTCAGTGAAATATCCGATCACGCTGCACGGCACAAAATAAA
This genomic stretch from Candidatus Kirkpatrickella diaphorinae harbors:
- a CDS encoding carbohydrate porin, encoding MADFPRAKIFLIGLSMTCVAPRPAFAQLNDFGTRQRADLAQPPVKHRPPQRTDDHRHLFGDWGGARTWLLDRGVDIIPAYMMEAAGNTSGGVSQGSAFTGRFGIDFEVDWGKLGGIRGLKSHTLIMSKSGRDLSADRLGHDPYSATELYGRIGTLVKLQFAYLTEDLMSGHLQLAAGRMNQGFFFDTSPVYCMFLSLSICPVPRVLPGANPAGFYTKSRTNWGGYVRYRPVSPVYVQIGAFEVSPNHGGISGFDWSSHATNGVNFPFEIGWQPGGGLGERSSHVALGGYYDTAPVGDVYWDRNNQPRALTGQPGLTSRGHTAFWAQIDHMIKRNTRSNIGGLIVFGNFTRSDPSLSAFKQQATIGFEDVGEIRSRPRDGFGVQVTYAWVSNAMRARQALYFAHKGRYPPGLYSAQSYEMIIEAQYSYHLYRAVDLQPDFQYIVHPNSQAGLKNAVIFGGRARVNF